catagtctttcgagactgaaggttgccaatatatattagCCAATATTGACTACAAACTGGTCAATGTTTGAGCCAGAAGCCATATAATTGGTCATTTCCAGGTGATGTTCAATTCTTAATTTTCTTTGCACGTTCTGTTACTATTCCAGTGGTTATTTCTCGTTCTTGCATCTGTTGTTTATTAAGAATCTGATCAAAGAGCACAAtcttagccatgtctactcagaagtacgtcccattgtgttcaatggggcttactcccaggaaaatgtgtacaggattgtagccaaagtttTTTTCCACTGTGTCTCCTTATAATCTTTCTGATTCTCCCATAAATTTTTCCAAAATTGTAATGTGGCATTTTTTGTGGTTTTTCACTTTTCACATTATTATTTGCAGTCAGGCTTTGATAGGAATGCCTTTGATCTGATTGAAACTGCTGGCTTTGTTTGAATTGAATTATTCTTGCTTCATATCTTTGAATTTTTCTTGCTGCAGCTGTTATCTGTTGCTTTATAGCTTCAAATGCTTCTTCAATCTTTCTTGTATCTAgccagtacaggttgagtctcattattctcaagggttcccagaactcacttggatggcaaaaatcacagaaaagcaaatccatttaaaaaataaaatccctttgctaggtgatttaaaaacagccttgctgacctttgtgatgtaagaccaGAGTCATTaaacagacaatccatcaatcaatccatcttcagacacttagaaaggcttcacaccTAGCCAGcaaaccctcccttcacccagagcaaagtgattatcttttttttatatgctcagggggaagggagtagTCGaatgccttggagtgaagctgcccTCTTCACTcataatgaggctattgttaacggactgttttcctttaatttaaagggcccttctcattgcattgagatagaaaaaactGTGGATACTCAGGTtacacctgtaatcacttgcatgactgtctctctacaacactaaaaagcagttttttaaactgtgattttaaaggggtgcatttttccccttctccagggatcagcacattccttctcattttcattggccatttgtgttgagtcaaatcagagTCAATTTGGTTTCTTGGATGGATATTATTTCAGTCGTTGCAAATGCTTTGTTAACATCCCttattatgaacataagaacataagaagagccctgctggagaggcccatctagtccagcttctgcatctcacattggcccaccaaatgcttcagggaacacactagaccacactagttacccctgctaactggttaagaggcatttgcaagtgggtgctcctcttttatttagcagggggagagtaactggcccacctcaccctagcagtgtctttatgagtggctgtctgctggtgttgcatctttttagattgtgagcccttttgggacagggagccattatttgattttctctgtaaaccgctttgggaactttttgttgaaaagcggcatataaatactgttaataataataataataataataataataataataataataataataataatagagcacagacacagcctgcgtcctggtgccctccactgctcctggcaatcagaggcagtctgcctctaaacctactttccgatggactatggcaaatatgcctactcacgagtaagcgcGCAAGAATGagttattctcctcattagggcaagacttccatttacggaaggaagctacCTTGCCCTTTacgacctctctaacttggctggttagccatgtgagcacctcctggacttagtcgagccttcttcctttgcggtatacacttctgctgggcctctattactgttgttttaagcagcctccatacactctggagaaattagactctttttaccttccctttcaacctccttctaaccagcctcctcatttgagggaagtccactcgtccgaagtgaagggtttttgtgagagatttgcccagtattcttcccccgacgtgcatgtcaaaacggatcgcagcatgatcactgttccccaacggctccgtaacattgacatctctaaccaggtcctgtgtactgcacaatattaaatccagagtcacctgtcctctggtgggctccatgactagctgctctaaggcacagacatttagcatgtcaaggaatccggtctccttttcgtgaccagaacacaaattgacccagtctataaggggataattgaagtcccccatgattacaaccctgtccctccttgtcacctccctgattcgtttcctcatttcaaggtccccttccggtttctggcctggaggacaatagcacgcccccagtattacatcgctgcacaagcctggtaatttaacctacagagactctatggtggagttggaccgaCTTTGAATTTctgattctatcccttccttaacataaatggtcaccccacctcctaccctgtccctcctgtagagtttatagcccgggattgcggtatccctctgattctccgcattctaccaggtttgcgttatgcccactatgtcaatgttttcccttgtcaccagacattccagttctcccatctttgctcggagacttcatttgcataaaagcatttgtacacggaatgccccaggacgggctgcttatttgctcctttgtccccgcatcctctcactgtgccaaaccgtctatcacatcccatcacgctacctttcccaatttcttctcctactctgcctttgtcttgttgttctctaacctccccatcctcgtcccataggtgccaacatgcaccacaaccgctacctcctccccagcactgtctaccagcctgtctagatgagaagtgatgtctgcaacctttacaccaggcaggcaagttgccatgcggtcctcatatctgtcgcaaacccccctatgtttctaataatcgaatcccccactacaagaagcacCCGACCCCCCTCTTGCCGAGGAGTATCCtaagtgcgttcagatacgggcccgtctCCTCAAGAAGGGGTCCCCCTTAGGGCATCTTTATGTCCCCCTTAGGGCATTTTTATGGCattgtttccctcttctccaggatgacataagaacgtaagaacagccccactggatcaggccataggcccatctagtccagcttcctgtatctcacagcggcccaccaaatgccccagggagcacaccagataacaagagacctcatcctggtgccctcccttgcatctggccttctgacatagcccatttctaaaatcaggaggttgcgcatactcatcatggcttgtaccccataatggatttttcctccagaaacttgtccaatccccttttaaaggcgtctaggctagacgccatcaccacatcctgtggcaaggagttccatagaccgaccacgcgctgagtaaagaaatatttccttttgtctgtcctaacccgcccaacactcaattttagtggatgtcccctggttctggtgttatgtgagagtgtaaagagaatctccctgacgtcctccagccctgagacttcccaccagggcagctgaggagctgcatgcctgaggtcgGGACGAAGCCTGATCCTCCCTGGAAGTCTCCCTATATTCCTTCTctacctgcctctgcttctccaggtcgaccactaaggcttcaagggagcagacaggTTCCCCGAGTCCCTGGAGCTctttgcaccgaggacacacccatgacttatgccccagaggcatatagatgcagaacactggatagcccccaccctgctgctggctgtctgactgcagattttgtttgtttgtttaggggtacttaaaaacccttcactggtttgctgtcCTCTTCTCAAGgggagagaagggcagtgtctggggctctGGCTTCCTGGCCCTGCTGAACCCGCAGAGGCTAAActcagggtgccttacctggcactttgtttctgtggcactgggtttcccagaggctaCGTGCGCTTCTGCAGAAAGCCGATACATAcaggatgtgtatgcgcaacctcctgatttttgaaatgggttatgtcagaaggccagatgcaagggagggcagcaggatgaggtctcgttatctggtgtgcctcctggggcatttggtgggccgctgtgagatacaggaagctggactagatgggcctatggcctgatccagtggggctgttcttatttgcTCACAAAGGGATTTGTGCAGGGTTTGCTCAGAACATGCAAAAATCCTGGCGCTCTTCTGGATCGAGCAGGGGGTGGTTCTGTAAACCTTGTGCCTCTGGCTCAGTACTGCAGTTTCCTACCAACAAGAGGTGAATCTGTTCTAGTGCAAGCTCCATTCTAATTCTGCTTATCAGGGCAAGGAGAAAAGGAAGTTCTCCACAAACtctaaaaatcattttttttaaagtactaatCTTTAACCGAAGCCTACTACCCTTGAGAGAAGCAAGGAGAAATCGCACTGTAAAGCATGTGGCATAATTTCTTGCTCCAATCCTACCAGCCAAGTTTCAACTTGATTTCTACAGATGAAACACCTCAGTCCTTCAAAGTCCCTTTAATTCCCATTCTGGTTGGAAGACGCCAGCCAACCCCTTTAGccctccacaccagccaaggaacAGCTTCCTATGATGCAGACTACCGCAGCTCACAGCACAGGATTGCTCAGAGCACCCAGGTTGAGTTTTGTGACCACTTACCTGTTGAAGGTAGTTCCCCTTTCAGAAGTGATTCCCATCACAAAGGAATCCCTGTGGCTCTCCCACAGGAGCCAGCCCTCCACTTGGGCCCCACTGCCTGAGCCACAAATATCAGGGCAGGGAGGCGCTGGGGCAACTCCCACTGCTCAGACCCCTTTTGAATCCCTGCACTGCTATTTAGATCATGCAAGtctaccattcagagcacgataccagagtctttcgagactgaaggttgccaacaacaagactGGGTCTTAATAAAAGGTTTATTTGTACATCTCAAAGAAGGAGAAACAGAAGCAGCTTTTAGAACTTTTGGAACTGCTTCTTGGTGCCAGCAGCCTTGGTCACCTTGAGGACGTTGAACCGGACCGTCTTGCTGAGTGGCCGGCACTCTCCCACAGTCACAATGTCCCCAATTTGCACGTCCCTGGAAGAAAGAAACAAGCAGCAGCTTCAAGAAGGGCTTGGCTGAGACTCAGATAGCTCCAGAGCAGAAGTACTTGAATGAAGGCTGCCCAGACAATGATAGTAACCTGGGATGAGGAGCGGAGAAAGACTGCCTAGTTCCAGCCACCCTCTTACCCTACAATAATCTGTGTACGTgaaatggaataaaaaaaaaatttttcaggCTATGCAAGCAGGCAATAAGCAACAACGCCTGAACCTGCCTTTAACACAGGGTCAAATCTTTTGTCTAGTGAGCCAAATACTGTCTGCAGTctttccacctgaaattgggaatgaacctggaaccttcctGCACTCAAAGTGCATGCTCTGCTGTGGATCAGGCCCAACGAAGAAGCCCTTAGGGAAAGGAAGCCTGAGTACAGCACCAATGCCAAACAGGcaggcttcctccctcccctgcacctggcagcacAGAGTAGTCCATTATTAGGAATGTGAAAAATGGTAGGGCCAGATTCTGCTAATAAGAGCACCAGGAAAGATGCCTTATCTAGGGCAACTGAATGGCAAAGCTGAGGTAATCTGTATCCCAAGGAATGATTGTAAGACCCAACAGCGCAAACACAAATATTCATATGCTGTTAGGCTGGGGTGCAAATCCAGTCCAAAAGCTTCTGAGCATTTGAGGCTGTTTCCTGATAAAGGCCACACATACAGCAGACTCCGAGGAGGAAGCCCACACATGGTTAATGTTCGTGTGGGTACTACACTCCTTGTGCCGCAAGCGGTGAAGGGCAATAACTTATAACCAGCAAGGAGTACTTGTGGGTACTGCAAAACATGCATGAGGGCAAAAAACAAAATCCTCTCCATAACCTTCTACTAACCGGCTGATCTACTGCGGAATCATCAGCTGAACCTCCCAAGTACCATAAAGGGACTAGTCAGCAACGACAGTTTTGtcagcagcagcacagcttcCCCAAGAGATGCTTGGCTACCAGAACCCCCAAAGGCTGGCTGAGGGCAGAAACGGGAATTCCCACTCAGTTGATCCAAGACCTTCTGTTCTGAAGAAAACGCACCAAGGCCTTGGCAAGCAGCATTTTGGCTTTGTAATTCCTAGCTGCCAAAATGCTGCTGACAACAAGAAATCTCTTCCAGGTGCCACCCTGGCTAGAGAAGCAGCCTCTTGAGGTCACCAGGTGCTCAGAAGACCAAAACCTTTCACTACTTCCATGTGTCCCCTGGTGAGGGAACGAGCAGCCTCAGTCACCTTTCAGGTGCTTTGGGCTGCCCAGACTTCCCAAGCTAACTCATCAGGAAGAGTTGTCCAGGATTCTTGCCAACCTCCCAGCCACAACTGATGCCCATCAGCAGATAGACCCAAGCAAGCTCTGTGGTTCAGTCATTACCAAACTGGCGTTTTCAGCAGCCCCCGTTCACCAGGGAGGGCTCTGCAGACCATCGTGAGTTAGGCATCATCACCAGCAAGCTTGCTCCAGGACAGCCACTGAAAGCTTtctgtgcgtgcgtgcgtgtgcacgcacacacaggCAAGAGTCGTGGGCTCATGACAGCCTGGAAATTCCCTGTGAATTCATCACTTCCTACTAGAGAAACAGACACAACAGGCTGCAGACCCTAACCCATGTACCCCCAGTGGTCTGCTCTTGTGCTCCCTTACCGGAAACAAGGAGAGAGGTGCACTGACATGTTCTTGTGGCGCTTCTCAAAGCGGTTGTACTTGCGGATGTAGTGCAAGTAATCCCGGCGGATGACAATGGTGCGCTGCATCTTCATCTTGGTGACCACGCCTGTGGAAAGCCAATGCGGCAGCTCTTCAGGGCCTGTTCCAGAGAATAGCCTCTCTCCCACCCATGATTCTtccaggggcgtgggggaaggACAGATGCAAATCCCCTCCAAGTCATGGTCCAAGGCGTCAATCAAGCAACCTGGCAGCTATATCAGAACCCCCTCGCTGTGTGGCTCAGCAGACCATCATGAGACCATCACTTGCCACTCAAGGACTTCAGGGGGGAGATGCCCTGTGGGCAtcaaggcagaggcagcagcacctcCACCTAGGGATGGCAAAGTGCAACCTGCAGCCATGCTCAGCCAACTCCCACAGGTGGAAGACAACTCAGTGCTGTCTCCCCCATTTACAAAAACAGACTAATGCAGGAAAGAACCCGCCAGCTGCACTCCTTTAACATTCAATAGAGTAGAGAACACAGAGCAAGTCCCAAAGCTGCACCTGCATTCCAAGTCTTACACCTGAACATATGAAGTGACCTTCTACAGGTAGACTACATCAGTCCACAAACTTGGCACTGGTAGGCCAGAGCTTTCCCCAGCTCtactgagagctgctgccagggattcagtggggctttctgcaAGCAAGACCCCCGCAGCAGCATGAAATAGAATCTCTGCTTACCTGAGAGAATGCGACCACGAATTGACACGTTACCAGTAAAAGGGCATTTCTTGTCTATATAAGTGCCCTCGATGGCCTAAACCGAGAAACAATTATGAGCAGACACCCCAGCAAAAAAGGAGAGCATACTAAACAAGAAAAATAAAGGAACTGtcccttttttcccccacatccAAAGCCCAGGACTAAACTCCACTGGGACCCCCTCCCCTCTGGCAACTGCTTGGTCAAGcagaggccagctgaagcagagCTGCATCTCAGCTCAACCCAAAGGGTTTGGATGGCAGCTGGCCTCCAACCTGATTCTAGCAGGGAACTTTGGTCACATTCTCAGAGGAAATAAGCCCTCCACTGCTTTGGAATTGAGGCGGCACTCATGGGCCTGAACAGCCTTCAGCATGAAAGAGATTGCAGCATGCAGGAAACTAATAAGGCTCAAACCCTTCTATAGACAAGAACTTTTTTGTGGAGGAATCTTCCATCAAGAGAGCCTCTCCCCTCCTACACCCGAAGTAGTAAAGCCCAGAGACAGACTGAACACTACATAGAGAACTAGTTTTGGCTCTGCCTTTTGTGCCACCAAGAACACTGTACGAAGAACACCCTTCACTTCAGTGCGTGTTGGCTGACTTCAGCTGGGCCTTTTGGCCACTCTCCTCAAGGCTCCTTCACCACTGGAGCTCAGAAGACCATCGTGAGAAAACACATCATGAGTCAGCAAAGGGAAAAACTGTTCCACAACTGGACCTGCGGCCAGATGGATCCACTGGAGCTTCATGAGACTGGGGACGTTGTGGTCAACCACCAAGTTCAGACAAACAAAGCATTAATTTGTTGGTTGTTGTGCTACAGCCAGTCAGAACTTGCAGATACAGGAAGTTacctggactagatgagcctgtggAAGGATCATGACCCAGGGGGGTCTTCCTACTCTCTTGTGACTCTGTAATTCCACGAACCCTGGggccctcccagcctccccccactacCCGCTCCCTGCACACCACTCGCCTCCTTGGGGGTCTTGAAGCCCAGGCCGATGTTCTTGTAGTAGCGAGGgagcttctccttcccagtctCGCCCAGCAGCGCACGCTTCTTGTTCTGGAAGATGGTGGGCTGCTTCTGATAGGCCCTCTCCGTctgtggggggaagaggaagagcatGACACACATGGCCTGGTGCAGAGCCCCTGACCTTGCCTGGTGAGGTCCCACGGCAGCAGcgatgtggggaggcaggtgaggcagagcctccccactggagccctttgcAAAGTGCCGCTGCTGCATGAGGGGCTGCAGCACACTCTGTGCATGGGTTGAGTGTGCCTGAGCAcctcactgcagcagcagcacttctctaagggctccagtggggaggctctgcctcacctgcctcccccgtCCCTGCCCCCAAGGGCCCGATCCCGCCCAATTTCTCTCTGCCTCGCCTCACAGGGAGGTAGTGGCCTTTGCAGGGCCCTGGAGGGGCAGCTCTGCCTCAGCCCGTGCCCGCCGCAGGGGCCCGACCCTACTGAACCCTCCCGAGACTGGTGGTGCTTCCTGAGGGACTCCGGTGGGGGGCTCAGCCTCGCCTGCCACGTCCCTGCGGAGCGGAGACCACGTGGTCCGAGCACGGGAAACGCCTGCGCAGAGGGACCCTCCCCGCGAGCGCCTCCAGCTCAGCGCCGCCCGGAAAGGACCTAGGGCTTCGGGAGGGGGCGGCCTGCCCGCTGGGCCCCCCCTCAGGGCCCCCTAGCCCTGTGCCCCCCCAGGGGCCCTCAGCCCGCCCCCGAGGGCGGAGAGGCGGCCCAGGACCCCGGGCGCGGCCCGGCAGCAGCTCCCACGTTCGCGCAGCGCAGCCCACCTGCGTGTCCGCCATCTTGAGCCGCGCGGTGCAAAGAGGCCGCGCGGAGGCTGCCGGGAGGCTTATCGGGCTCAGGCCAGGAAGTGACGCGAACGCCACGCTGCCTGACGTCACGCGCTCGAGCCCTCGCCGCCCGCGGGCTTCTGGGAAGTGAAGGCGCGTCCTAGGCCACGCCCCCTTTGGGCGATTCCCTGCCCGGGAGCCCGGtagcgtagccggaggggggagGAGCGCTCAGTTGGCAGGGGGACTCAGTGGGGTGGGCgagctttctccctcccccgtACGGCTCCGAAGGAGGGCCGCTCGCCCACCCACTGAGGCTCTCTGCAGTGctgccccccagctacgccaccccGCTGGGCCTGCGACTGCAAGCCCAGCCAGCAGAACTGCCGCGCCACCCCGGCTCACCTGGACTGGCGCCCAGCAGAGCAGTCTCCTGCCCCACCCGCAGCTGCAGGGGGGCCCtctcactgtgggggggggggctggaagggGCTGCAAGGAAGCACCCCGGGAACAGCCACAGTGCCCAGAtgtatctgtggaactccttgccacaggaagtggtgacggcacctggcctggatgcctctaggaggggactggacacattcctggaggaaaagtccatcacaggttgcaagccatagTGGGCCTGTGCAAGctctggttttagaggcaggctgtctctgatgcagatgcagggagggcaccaggatgcaggttgtgcctgttgtctgtgtgctccctggggctttgctgggccactgggagatgcaggaggctgcagaagtgggccttggcctgacccagcggggctctcTTATGTGCCAGAGGAGCTCTTGCCTGGTGCTGTACATGGGCCTTAACCCCTAAAGCCCTGCATTTGGCTTCTGGGGTAGCCCCCTTTGCCACCGTGCCTGCCTCTCACGGTCTGTCTCAtcgagggcgcaatcctaacccctttccagcactggcatagcagtgctaatgggccgtgcgctgcatcctgcagttgggtgtcacccatggaggcctcctcaaagtaagggaatgtttgttcccttccctcagagctgcactgcccttatgtcagtgatggaaaggggtgaggattgcgccttAGAGAGATTCCAATCATTAAATATTTTTCTTGGGCATTTTGCTCAGCAACTGCCCTTCCAGCAACCCAGAAGGCAGTTCATCTTTCAGACACGGGACTAAGATCTTACCCAAAGCCAGGCAAAGAGTTTGGCTGCTGCCGGTTCTGATCAACATTCCACAGCGTTTTGCTACAAGGCCACTTTGCCGCTGCTCTACTATGAAGTGCACGTTGAGCATGTGGCCTTGTCTTGATTCACCCACCTGGACAGGCAAGTGGTCTCCTGTCCTGAAGTTCTGCTCCACCCTGCCT
This portion of the Tiliqua scincoides isolate rTilSci1 chromosome 3, rTilSci1.hap2, whole genome shotgun sequence genome encodes:
- the RPS11 gene encoding small ribosomal subunit protein uS17; its protein translation is MADTQTERAYQKQPTIFQNKKRALLGETGKEKLPRYYKNIGLGFKTPKEAIEGTYIDKKCPFTGNVSIRGRILSGVVTKMKMQRTIVIRRDYLHYIRKYNRFEKRHKNMSVHLSPCFRDVQIGDIVTVGECRPLSKTVRFNVLKVTKAAGTKKQFQKF